The region AAATACCTTTATTGTGAAAGAGGGCGAGAAAGAACCGACGCCGATCCAACAGACGACGCAAAACGTCGTACCCGAAAAACTTCGTATCGAATGAGGTGATTACGTCTGGTGGGACACCCAAAAGAATGCCCCGACCGTACTTACACGCGATGATGTCGGCAAAAATTCCAAGGTCGGCGAAGCTATGCTCGAAGGCTCGGTCGAGGTGACATTGGCTGACGGCAGCAAAGTAAAATGCCGGCCTGTCTTTGATCTGGTCAAGGAATACGCCTCACATTTCACGCCGCAGACGGTCGAGGAACTGACTTGGGCTCCGGCAGATGCCGTTCAAAAATTAGCCCGGCTTTTTGCAAAAGATTTTGGCACCACGCTATTTGCGTTGGGGATGGGACCGAATCAGTTCTTTAACAGCGATAACAAGGACCGCGACGTTTTTCTACTTGCGTCCCTGACGGGTAACGTCGGCAAGATCGGCGGAAATGTCGGCTCGTACGCCGGAAATTACCGAACGGCGCTTTTTAACGGAGCTCCGCAGTATATCAATGAAAACCCGTTCGACATTGAATTAGACGAGACAAAACCGGCCCGGCCGAAACAATACTGGAAGGCGGAATCGGCTCACTATTACAATCACGAAGATCACCCGCTACGCGTCGGCAACAAACTTCTTACGGGGAAAACGCATATGCCGTGTCCGACGAAATCGCTTTGGTTTGCCAATGCAAATTCGATCCTCGGCAACGTCAAATGGCACTACAACATGGTCGTCAACGCCTTGCCGAAGATCGAATTGATCGCCGTGAACGAATGGTGGTGGTCGACGTCATGCGAATGGGCGGATGTCGTATTCGGTGTCGATTCTTGGGCGGAATTAAAACATCCCGATATGACCGCCTCGGTCACAAATCCTTTCCTGCTCGTTTTTCCGAAAACACCGATCCCGCGGATCTTTAACACGATTGGCGACATCGAGGTCTATGCAACCGTCGCGTCAAAACTCGCCGAGCTAACCGGGGACAACCGGTTTAACGACTATTGGAAATTCGTCCGCGAGGACCGGACGGATGTGTATCTGCAGCGAATTCTCGATAATTCGACCAACACCAAGGGTTATTCGTTCAAGGATCTGCACGATAAAGCTCTCAATGGCGTACCGGCGGTCATCAATAGCCGCACGACGCCAAAGAATGTTGGTTACGACCAGATCACGGATTCGACGCCGTGGTACACCAAGAGCGGTCGGCTCGAATTTTACCGCGAGGAGGACGAGTTTATTGACGCAGGTGAGAATCTGCCCGTTCACCGCGAGCCGGTCGATTCGACCTTTTACGAACCCAATATCATCATTTCGGCCCCGCACGAAGCAATGCGGCCTAAGACGCCGGAAGATTACGGTGTAAAACGCGATGACCTGAGTTGCGAAACGCGATGCGGTCGCAATGTCGTTTACACATGGGCCGAAGCAAAACAAACGGCTCATCCGCTGATCAAGGACGACTACAAATTCATCTTCCATACGCCGAAATTCCGTCACGGCTCGCATACGACGCCGATCGACACGGATATGAACGCGATGCTGTTCGGCCCGTTCGGCGATATATATCGCCGCGACAAACGCTCGCCCTTTGTGACAGAGGGTTACGTTGACATCAATCCGTCGGACGCACAGGAACTCGGCGTAAATGACGGTGATTATGTGTGGATCGATGCCGATCCCGAGGATCGTCCGTTCCGCGGGTGGCAAAAGGACAAGAAGAATTACGAATTCGCCCGCCTTCTTTGTCGGGCGAGATATTACCCCGGAACACCCCGCGGCGTGACTCGCATGTGGTTCAACATGTACGGCACAACGCCGGGGTCGCAGCAAGGACAGCGGGAGCGCAAAGACGGGCTCGCAAAAAATCCGCGTACCAATTATCAGGCAATGTTCCGTTCAGGCTCGCATCAGTCCGCGACACGCGGTTGGCTCAAACCGACGTGGATGACTGATTCGCTTGTTCGCAAGGGCATGTTCGGGCAAGGCATGGGTAAGGGCTTTGCGGCAGACATTCATTGCCCGACCGGAGCACCGCGTGAATCGTTTATCAAGATCACAAAGGCAGAACCTGGCGGCATCGGGGACGAACCGCTGTGGCGTCCGACCAAACTCGGCATCCGGCCGAGAAACGAGTCAGATGCGATGAAACGCTATATCGCCGGAGATTTTATCAGTAAGAAATAGAGTTCGAAATGGACGCCTTACAGTTTCATCAACTCATAAACCATTACCCAATGATCGTGACGATCATCGGCATGTTGTTGCTGATTCTCGGGTACTGGAGAAGAAACGACAAGATCAAACGGAAAAGCCTCTGGATATTTTTTGTTATCGCATTGGTAAGTGTGGCGGTTTTTGGCAGCGGAGAGGCCGCCGGACGAGACAGCGGAATACTCGTCGGCTCAACGGGAGATCTCGTCCGACAGCACCAGGAAGCCGCGAGAGTTACATTCCTTTTTATCGAGGGTATGGGGCTGACGGCCGTTTTCGGTTTGATAATGCTGTACCGCAAATCAGAATCGGCGCGTTGGTTCATCCTCCTGGCTTTGGTTTTGTCAGTCGCAGGATCGGTCGTTGTGACACGGACGACGCTCATGGGACGTCATATCAAATCGGGTGGCTCAGCTGTTACGAATGGGAATACTTCGAATTCAAAGTGATGGACGCACGAAATATTAATACAGGGAGAATAATACTATGGCTCGCGTAAATAACTGGCAGCTCGGACGAGAAATGTCCTATTGGTATCCGGAGAGCCGGCCGCAAAAGCAATTTGCCGCAGTTTTCGATACGAATAAATGTATCGCGTGCCAAACCTGCACGCTGGCGTGCAAAACGACCTGGACCTCAGGCAAGGGCCAGGAGTATATGCTCTGGAACAATGTCGAGAGTAAACCCTACGGCTCGTATCCGCTCGCCTGGGATCTTAACCTTCTGAGTTTGCTCGATGGTCAGAATTGGGGCGAGGAAAATGGCGAATCTGTTTATAAAGGAAGCACCATTTTTGAATCAGCACCGGCCGGCGAACGCGTTCTCGGCTGGCGGCCCGAGTCCGAAGACTATGCCTATCCAAACGTCGGCGAAGACGATTGTGCAGGCGGCATCGAGCACGGTGCGAGCATCGACATACCACATCAGATGGCGTGGTTCTATTACCTTGCGCGGATCTGTAATCACTGCACCTATCCCGGGTGTTTGGCGTCTTGCCCACGCGGATCGATCTACAAACGGCCCGAGGACGGTATCGTGCTTGTCGATCAGGGCCGATGTCGCGGTTATCAGGAATGTGTTCGCGGATGCCCGTATAAAAAAG is a window of Chloracidobacterium sp. DNA encoding:
- a CDS encoding dehydrogenase; the encoded protein is MARVNNWQLGREMSYWYPESRPQKQFAAVFDTNKCIACQTCTLACKTTWTSGKGQEYMLWNNVESKPYGSYPLAWDLNLLSLLDGQNWGEENGESVYKGSTIFESAPAGERVLGWRPESEDYAYPNVGEDDCAGGIEHGASIDIPHQMAWFYYLARICNHCTYPGCLASCPRGSIYKRPEDGIVLVDQGRCRGYQECVRGCPYKKVFFNPMTSTSEKCIACYPKIEQGLSPQCFANCIGKIRVAGFINTPDKAQADNPIDYLVHIKKVALPLFPQFGLEPNVYYIPPIHVPTAFTKQMFGPGVDKAVEVYRNAPNDQDLTSLLGLFGSTEAIMRKWKRVGDKAIGMDENGKELVSVPFKEPIHIRPAYDKLYQITRTNCP